From a region of the Alnus glutinosa chromosome 1, dhAlnGlut1.1, whole genome shotgun sequence genome:
- the LOC133865328 gene encoding probable thimet oligopeptidase → MTEGEGKSKKMATEEKRDRTNLLALTGTAALLALAVNLVVSAFNSHKKRTKKKDLPGSSVRANLSASEIRRLADRIIANSKVVHDRVASVPLDKVTYTNVVSPLAELEAQLFPMIQSCVFPKLVSTSDDVRKASAEAERKIDGHVLVCSKREDVYRVVKAIAARGEWMSAEAKHYIQRLVRDFERNGLNLTVAKREQMQHLKDQIDELSLRYIKNLNDDSPFLLFSEAELAGLPPDFLKGLDTAENGKFKVTLRSNFVAAVLELCKVGRTRKMVAVAYGRRCGEANLSVLKNLVQLRHKYARLLGYSNYADYVVDLRMAKTPSKVFEFLEDISINLTDLATRELNILKDLKKKEEGDIPFGMEDLLYYIKRVEEQKFDLDFGALKQYFPFNLVLSGVFKIFQDLFGLRFEEISGAEVWHGDVRVFSVFDLSSGELLGYFYLDMYTREGKYGHTCVVALQNGALSLDGARQVAVALLISQFEKDIGGHPGLLRFSEVVNLFHEFGHVVQHICNRATFARFSGLRVDPDFVEIPAQVLENWCYESFALKLISGFHQDITKPIKDEICKSLKRWRHSFSALKLKQEILYCLFDQIIHSADNIDVVELFKHLHPKVMLGLPVLEGTSPASCFPRTAIGYEAACYSRIWSEVFAADIFTSKFSGNPSNQYVGMQFRNKVLGPGGAKEPVELLSDFLGREPSIQAFVDSKAEYSL, encoded by the exons atgacGGAAGGTGAAGGAAAGAGCAAGAAAATGGCCACGGAGGAGAAGAGAGACCGGACAAACCTACTCGCTCTAACCGGAACAGCTGCACTGCTCGCTCTCGCGGTCAACCTCGTTGTCTCCGCCTTCAACTCCCACAAGAAAAGGACAAAGAAGAAAG ATCTTCCAGGGTCTAGTGTTCGTGCTAATCTCTCGGCGTCGGAGATTCGCAGATTGGCTGACCGAATCATTGCGAACTCTAAAGTGGTTCATGACAGAGTTGCTTCTGTTCCTCTCGACAAG GTTACGTACACGAACGTTGTTTCGCCTCTGGCAGAATTAGAGGCACAACTGTTTCCAATGATACAGTCTTGTGTGTTTCCGAAGTTGGTGTCCACTTCGGATGATGTGCGCAAAGCGAGTGCCGAAGCTGAGCGGAAAATAGATGGTCATGTTCTGGTTTGCAG CAAGCGTGAAGATGTATACCGTGTTGTCAAAGCCATCGCTGCAAGGGGGGAGTGGATGAGTGCTGAAGCTAAACACTACATTCAGAGACTG GTAAGAGACTTTGAGCGGAATGGTTTGAACCTTACTGTAGCCAAGAGAGAGCAAATGCAGCACTTGAAAGATCAAATAGATGAGCTAAGCTTGCGATATATAAAAAATCTGAATGATGATAGtccttttcttctcttcagTGAGGCTGAGTTAGCTGGTTTACCGCCAGATTTCCTCAAG GGCTTAGACACAGCTGAAAATGGTAAATTCAAGGTCACTCTAAGAAGTAATTTTGTTGCAGCAGTGCTGGAACTTTGCAAG GTAGGAAGGACAAGGAAGATGGTAGCTGTGGCATATGGGAGGAGATGTGGAGAAGCCAATCTTTCGGTCTTAAAGAATTTG GTCCAACTGCGCCATAAATATGCTCGGTTACTTGGCTATTCAAACTATGCAGACTATGTTGTGGATCTTAGAATGGCGAAGACACCCTCAAAG GTATTTGAGTTCTTAGAGGACATCTCCATCAATTTAACTGACTTGGCGACTAGAGAACTTAATATCTTGAAAGACttaaag AAGAAAGAGGAAGGAGATATTCCGTTTGGAATGGAGGATCTATTATACTATATAAAGAGGGTCGAAGAACAGAAGTTTGATCTTGACTTTGGAGCTCTTAAGCAATACTTTCCTTTCAATTTGGTTTTATCTGGGGTCTTCAAAATTTTCCAGGACCTTTTTG GTTTAAGGTTTGAGGAAATTTCAGGTGCTGAGGTTTGGCATGGTGATGTTCGTGTTTTCTCAGTTTTTGACTTAAGTTCTGGTGAACTCTTGGGTTACTTCTATTTAGATATGTACACAAG GGAAGGAAAATATGGTCATACCTGTGTTGTGGCTCTTCAAAACGGTGCATTATCATTAGATGGTGCGCGGCAG GTAGCAGTGGCACTACTGATTTCTCAATTTGAAAAAGACATTGGTGGTCATCCTGGGCTGTTGCGATTCTCTGAAGTGGTTAATCTTTTCCACGAATTTGGACATGTG GTCCAGCATATTTGCAATCGTGCAACATTTGCTAGATTTTCTGGGCTGCGTGTAGATCCTGACTTCGTGGAGATCCCTGCTCAGGTGCTAGAAAACTG GTGTTATGAGAGCTTTGCTCTGAAGTTGATATCTGGTTTCCATCAG GATATCACAAAGCCCATCAAGGATGAGATATGTAAATCACTCAAAAGATGGCGACATTCCTTTTCTGCGCTTAAATTGAAGCAAGAAATACTTTATT GTCTTTTTGATCAAATCATACATTCTGCTGACAATATTGACGTTGTTGAGTTATTCAAGCATCTCCATCCAAAG GTGATGTTAGGTTTGCCAGTGTTGGAAGGAACCAGTCCAGCTTCATGTTTTCCACGTACTGCTATTGGTTATGAAGCTGCTTGTTACAGTCGTATCTGGAGTGAG GTTTTTGCAGCTGATATATTCACCTCAAAGTTTAGTGGTAATCCTTCCAACCAGTACGTTGGCATGCAGTTCAGGAACAAG GTATTGGGCCCAGGAGGAGCCAAGGAACCTGTTGAACTTCTGTCAGACTTTCTTGGAAGAGAACCATCAATTCAAGCTTTTGTTGACAGCAAAGCCGAGTATAGTTTGTGA
- the LOC133865337 gene encoding serine/threonine protein phosphatase 2A 57 kDa regulatory subunit B' theta isoform-like, with amino-acid sequence MLHKILSKLPRKSSKTAENREHGGSHTTFSIASTSSRSSDLGTSKSGNLIVSHTAPNYASDVGPYYDKYARGANPKANGNSLSFYEALPGFRDVPSSEKQSLFIKKLNLCCATFDFTDATKHIKEKETKRQTLLELVDYVTSVNGKFTEVVIQEVIKMVSVNLFRTLTPQPHESKVIEAFDLEEEEPSIDPAWPHLQMVYEILLRFVASTELDAKSAKRYIDHSFILKLMDLFDSEDPREREYLKTILHRIYGKFMVNRPFIRKAINNIFYRFIFETEKHNGIAELLDILGSIINGFALPLKEEHKLFLVRALIPLHKPRCLAMYHQQLCYCITQFVEKDCKLADTVIRGLLKYWPITNSSKEVMFLAELEEVLEATQPPEFQRCVVPLFRQIARCLNSPHFQVAERALFMWSNDHIENLIKQNRKVILPIIFPALEKNARNHWNQAVHGLTSNVRKIFYDLDPELFKECLLKFQEDELKEVEIKARREATWKRLEELAAKKATSNEAVLVPGKAPLRTSSG; translated from the exons ATGTTGCACAAGATACTTAGTAAGCTTCCTCGGAAGTCGTCTAAGACTGCTGAAAATCGTGAACACGGTGGAAGCCATACAACGTTTTCAATTGCGTCTACCAGTTCAAGAAGCAGTGATTTAGGGACTAGCAAGTCTGGAAATTTGATTGTATCCCATACGGCCCCTAATTATGCTTCAGATGTTGGCCCATATTATGATAAGTATGCACGAGGTGCTAATCCAAAGGCGAATGGGAATTCTTTGTCTTTTTATGAAGCATTGCCTGGATTCAGGGATGTTCCGAGCTCTGAGAAGCAGagcttattcataaaaaagcTGAACTTGTGCTGTGCCACATTTGACTTCACTGACGCAACAAAGCAtatcaaagaaaaggaaaccaaGCGACAAACATTGTTGGAGCTTGTGGATTATGTGACTTCAGTGAATGGCAAATTTACAGAAGTCGTGATACAAGAAGTTATAAAAATGGTATCTGTGAATTTATTTAGGACACTCACTCCTCAACCACATGAGAGCAAAGTTATAGAAGCCTTTGATTTGGAAGAGGAGGAGCCTTCGATAGATCCTGCATGGCCTCACTTGCAAATGGTGTATGAGATTTTGTTGAGGTTTGTTGCATCAACTGAGCTGGATGCAAAATCAGCCAAAAGATACATTGATCATTCCTTTATTCTGAAGTTGATGGATCTATTTGACTCCGAAGATCCTAGAGAAAGGGAATACTTGAAAACAATTCTGCACCGTATCTATGGCAAATTTATGGTAAATCGCCCTTTTATCAGGAAAGCTATCAACAACATATTTTATCGGTTTATTTTTGAGACAGAGAAGCATAACGGGATAGCTGAGCTTCTAGACATTTTGGGAAGTATTATTAATGGGTTTGCTTTGCCACTgaaagaagaacataaattGTTCCTTGTTCGGGCACTGATCCCCTTGCACAAACCAAGATGCTTAGCAATGTACCATCAGCAGCTATGTTACTGCATTACGCAATTTGTGGAGAAAGATTGCAAGCTCGCTGATACTGTCATAAGGGGTTTATTGAAGTACTGGCCAATCACAAATAGTTCAAAAGAAGTCATGTTCCTAGCTGAATTGGAAGAAGTCTTAGAAGCAACTCAACCACCAGAATTTCAGCGCTGTGTGGTGCCCTTGTTTCGCCAGATTGCTCGATGCTTGAACAGTCCGCACTTTCAG GTGGCAGAGAGAGCTTTGTTCATGTGGAGCAATGATCACATTGAGAACTTAATCAAACAAAATCGCAAGGTCATTCTGCCCATTATCTTTCCTGCCTTGgagaaaaatgctagaaatCATTGGAATCAGGCTGTGCATGGTCTGACCTCAAATGTCCGCAAGATTTTCTATGATCTTGATCCTGAGTTGTTTAAGGAATGCTTACTAAAGTTCCAGGAAGATGAATTGAAGGAAGTTGAGATCAAAGCAAGACGTGAAGCCACGTGGAAACGCTTAGAGGAACTTGCTGCAAAAAAGGCTACAAGTAATGAAGCTGTACTTGTTCCTGGGAAAGCACCTCTTCGCACCTCTTCAGGTTAG
- the LOC133865348 gene encoding serine/threonine protein phosphatase 2A 57 kDa regulatory subunit B' theta isoform-like — translation MIKQILGRLPRKPSKSGENRELFGGSSDPSSNTSISTRSSDLLNNRPVSSNSTTLLGTDFAPNSGYSSGNKLSHAVNPKSNGNFVTGPYEALPGFRDVPSSEKQNLFIRKLKLCCVVFDFADPTKNLKEKDIKRQTLLELVDYVTSANGKFTESVMQEAIKMVSMNLFRSLIPQPRDNKVLEAFDLEEEEPTMDPAWSHLQIVYEFLLRFIASPETDAKLAKRYIDHSFVLKLLDLFDSEDPREREYLKTILHRIYGKFMVHRPFIRKVINNIFFNFIFETEKHNGIAELLEVLGSIINGFALPLKEEHKLFLVRALIPLHKPKCLPMYHQQLSYCITQFVEKDSKLADTVIRGLLKYWPITNSSKEVMFLSELEEVLEATQPTEFQRCMVPLFRQLSRCLSSSHFQVAERALYLWNNDHIENLIRQNRKDILPIIFPSLEKNGRNHWNQVVQSLTLNVGKIFSDVDSELFEECLRQFQEDEAKMEEKQKKHEATWKHLEEFAAVKAASSEALVHFMDRCSING, via the exons ATGATCAAGCAAATACTCGGTCGGCTTCCGCGGAAGCCATCCAAGTCGGGTGAGAATCGTGAATTATTTGGGGGATCATCTGACCCTTCTTCAAATACTTCCATCAGCACAAGAAGCAGTGACCTTCTGAATAATAGGCCGGTAAGCTCGAATAGCACAACCCTTCTAGGCACTGACTTTGCTCCAAATTCAGGATATAGTTCTGGAAATAAACTTTCCCACGCTGTGAATCCAAAATCCAATGGCAATTTTGTAACCGGTCCTTATGAAGCATTGCCAGGATTCAGGGATGTCCCCAGCTCTGAGAAGCAGAACTTGTTTATTAGAAAGCTGAAATTGTGTTGTGTTGTCTTTGACTTCGCTGATCCAACGAAGAACCTGAAAGAAAAAGACATCAAGCGGCAGACATTGCTTGAGCTGGTAGATTATGTTACTTCTGCAAATGGGAAGTTTACTGAAAGTGTTATGCAGGAAGCCATTAAGATGGTCTCTATGAACTTATTTAGGTCACTCATTCCACAACCCCGTGACAACAAGGTTTTAGAAGCTTTTGATTTGGAAGAGGAGGAACCTACGATGGATCCTGCATGGTCTCACTTGCAAATTGTGTATGAATTTCTTCTGAGGTTCATTGCATCTCCCGAGACAGATGCAAAGTTGGCTAAAAGGTACATTGATCACTCTTTTGTTCTCAAGTTGCTAGATCTCTTTGATTCTGAGGATCCCAGGGAGAGGGAGTATCTGAAAACAATTCTACATCGGATCTACGGAAAGTTCATGGTGCATCGCCCATTTATTCGAAAAGTGATCAAcaacattttcttcaattttatttttgaaacagAGAAGCATAATGGGATTGCTGAGCTTTTAGAAGTTTTGGGCAGTATAATCAATGGGTTTGCTCTGCCACTGAAAGAAGAGCACAAGTTATTCCTTGTTCGGGCTCTAATCCCTCTTCACAAACCAAAATGCTTACCGATGTACCATCAACAGTTATCATACTGCATTACACAATTTGTGGAGAAAGACTCCAAGCTTGCTGACACTGTCATAAGGGGTTTACTGAAATACTGGCCAATCACAAATAGTTCAAAGGAAGTCATGTTCCTAAGTGAGCTGGAGGAAGTTTTAGAAGCAACTCAGCCAACAGAATTTCAACGATGTATGGTACCCTTGTTCCGCCAACTCTCCCGTTGCTTAAGTAGCTCACATTTTCAG GTGGCTGAGAGGGCTTTGTACTTGTGGAACAATGATCACATTGAGAACTTAATCAGACAAAACCGTAAAGATATACTCCCCATCATCTTCCCTTCCCTGGAGAAAAATGGTCGTAACCACTGGAATCAGGTGGTTCAAAGCTTAACGCTTAATGTCGGCAAGATCTTCTCTGATGTAGATTCTGAGCTGTTTGAGGAATGCCTGCGCCAGTTCCAGGAAGATGAAGCGAAAATGgaggagaaacaaaaaaaacatgaagCCACTTGGAAGCACTTAGAAGAGTTTGCTGCAGTGAAAGCTGCAAGTAGTGAAGCACTTGTTCATTTTATGGATCGGTGCAGCATTAATGGTTAA
- the LOC133865357 gene encoding stemmadenine O-acetyltransferase-like has protein sequence MKMKIEIISKETIRPSFPTPPHLKSYRLSLLDQLAPPIYVPIVLFFSADHGFPTSELDHSRVYYRLKKSLAETLTRFYPLAGKINGSDASVDLHDEAVIFVRAHASIQLSKILEDPELNSLKQLLPLDPYKLNADEPVPVTAVQLNVFSCGGMGIGVCISHKVADGVTLAAFLNAWAETSRAACETITPCLTSATLFPPKDVLHEVMPVDLVTKEKTVTKRFVFDATGLATLKAKAAAKGSCVDDPTVPTRVEVVTALISRSAKNARRRKSLKGRSSMVITHVVNLRSRAVPPLIPEHAFGNIWQLTIAPIFEEENKTTELQDLVVQLRTAIRKIDGNYVKKLQGENGLYQANQSMKEVNDLVSKGEVEFYTFSSWVGFPFYETDFGWGRPVWVCISNVPIKNVVMLMSTRSGTGIEAWVTLEEEDMAKFENDQELLQFAFPASSS, from the coding sequence atgaagatgaagattgaGATAATCTCCAAGGAGACCATCAGACCGTCCTTTCCTACTCCACCCCACCTTAAAAGCTACAGACTCTCTTTGTTAGATCAACTAGCCCCTCCAATTTATGTGCCCATTGTTCTATTCTTTTCTGCTGATCATGGATTTCCTACCAGCGAGCTGGATCATAGCAGGGTGTACTATAGGCTTAAGAAGTCTCTAGCAGAAACCCTAACCCGCTTCTACCCTTTAGCTGGAAAGATCAATGGATCAGATGCATCTGTGGATCTTCATGATGAAGCTGTAATCTTTGTAAGAGCTCATGCAAGCATTCAGCTCTCAAAGATTCTTGAAGACCCAGAATTGAATTCACTGAAACAGCTTCTCCCACTCGATCCCTACAAATTGAATGCTGATGAGCCGGTTCCGGTCACGGCGGTTCAACTTAATGTCTTCAGCTGTGGCGGAATGGGCATTGGTGTGTGCATTTCACACAAGGTGGCCGACGGTGTAACGCTGGCTGCGTTCCTCAACGCTTGGGCAGAAACCTCACGCGCAGCCTGCGAAACCATCACTCCCTGTCTGACTTCAGCCACCCTCTTTCCGCCTAAAGACGTACTTCACGAGGTCATGCCGGTTGATTTGGTTACGAAGGAGAAGACCGTGACGAAGAGATTTGTGTTTGATGCAACCGGTTTAGCTACACTGAAAGCCAAAGCAGCTGCCAAGGGCTCGTGCGTTGACGACCCTACAGTCCCTACTCGTGTTGAAGTCGTAACAGCTCTTATAAGCAGGTCTGCCAAAAATGCTAGAAGAAGAAAGTCACTGAAAGGAAGGTCATCAATGGTGATAACCCATGTGGTGAACTTGAGATCACGAGCTGTTCCACCATTAATACCGGAGCATGCTTTTGGGAACATTTGGCAGCTTACCATTGCACCAATTTTTGAGGAGGAAAACAAGACGACAGAGTTGCAAGATTTGGTGGTTCAGCTGAGGACAGCAATCAGGAAAATTGATGGAAATTACGTGAAGAAGCTCCAAGGTGAAAATGGATTATATCAGGCTAATCAGTCTATGAAAGAAGTAAATGACTTGGTGTCAAAAGGAGAGGTTGAGTTCTACACGTTTAGCAGTTGGGTTGGGTTTCCATTTTATGAAACTGATTTTGGATGGGGAAGGCCTGTTTGGGTATGCATTAGTAATGTGCCCATCAAAAATGTTGTTATGTTAATGAGCACTAGATCCGGCACTGGAATAGAGGCATGGGTGACCTTGGAAGAAGAAGACATGGctaaatttgaaaatgatcaaGAGTTACTCCAATTCGCTTTTCCTGCATCAAGCTCTTAG
- the LOC133865366 gene encoding BAHD acyltransferase At5g47980-like codes for MEIKVEIIKRETIKPSSPTPPHLRCFDLCLIDQLQPASFISLLLFYSNNTDHPPLTHVKSAEISHTLKASLSETLTRFYPLAGKVKDNVSIECSDDGADYLEVQVNCRLSDILEQPERKLLRRFLPKEIDSSCLLLVQASFFCCGGMAIGVRVSRRLADASTASMLIQAWAGTALGSGEAVLLPEFGVASRLPPRRELSATRSVNEKSAVSRRYVFDASKIATLKAKAASGSVPQPTRVEAVSALIWKCARTVSRPSKLVQIMNIRKRVVPPFPESSFGNLMCLFVAKTGDRETELQGLVIELRKGIEAFTENYASKFQGDEAFSVFGESYKEIDNLYAESIHFIGFSSWCRFPLYEADFGWGKPTWVTVGDLVHKNFIVLLDTRDGGGIEAWVTLSEEDMALFECDKELLEFASLNPRVKN; via the coding sequence ATGGAGATTAAAGTTGAGATAATCAAGAGAGAGACAATAAAACCTTCGTCTCCAACCCCACCTCACCTTAGATGCTTCGACCTCTGCCTTATTGATCAGCTGCAGCCCGCATCTTTCATATCATTGCTTCTATTCTATTCTAATAACACTGATCACCCTCCTCTTACCCATGTCAAATCTGCAGAAATATCCCACACGCTAAAGGCATCATTATCCGAAACTCTTACTCGCTTCTACCCACTTGCCGGGAAAGTCAAAGACAATGTCTCAATCGAGTGTAGCGACGACGGAGCTGATTATCTGGAAGTTCAAGTCAACTGCCGTCTCTCAGACATTCTCGAACAACCTGAACGGAAATTGCTGCGCCGATTTCTTCCCAAAGAGATTGACTCCAGCTGTCTGTTGCTAGTTCAAGCTAGCTTCTTTTGCTGTGGAGGAATGGCCATTGGGGTGCGCGTTTCCCGCAGGTTAGCCGATGCATCCACGGCTAGCATGCTCATCCAAGCCTGGGCTGGCACGGCTCTTGGGTCTGGTGAGGCAGTTCTGCTACCGGAATTTGGCGTGGCATCTCGGTTACCACCCAGAAGAGAGCTCTCCGCCACGCGCTCGGTGAATGAGAAGAGTGCTGTTTCAAGGAGGTACGTGTTTGATGCATCAAAGATTGCCACTCTCAAGGCTAAAGCCGCCAGTGGTAGCGTTCCGCAGCCCACGCGCGTTGAAGCCGTGTCAGCTCTCATTTGGAAATGTGCGAGGACGGTGTCAAGGCCATCTAAGCTGGTCCAAATAATGAACATCCGCAAAAGGGTAGTGCCGCCGTTTCCTGAAAGTTCTTTTGGGAATCTCATGTGTTTGTTTGTGGCGAAAACAGGGGACAGGGAGACAGAGTTGCAGGGTTTGGTTATTGAGTTGAGGAAAGGGATAGAAGCTTTTACTGAAAATTATGCATCAAAATTTCAAGGAGACGAAGCTTTTTCGGTGTTTGGGGAGTCTTATAAAGAGATTGATAACCTTTACGCAGAGAGTATTCACTTCATTGGCTTCTCAAGTTGGTGCAGATTTCCTCTGTATGAAGCTGATTTCGGGTGGGGAAAGCCCACATGGGTAACTGTTGGTGATTTGGTGCACAAGAATTTTATTGTGCTGCTGGATACGAGAGATGGCGGCGGAATAGAAGCTTGGGTGACTCTTAGTGAAGAAGATATGGCGTTATTTGAATGTGACAAAGAACTGCTTGAATTTGCATCCTTGAATCCAAGAGTTAAGAATtaa
- the LOC133865378 gene encoding BAHD acyltransferase At5g47980-like translates to MNTVAMEIKVEIIKRETIKPSTPTPHHLRCFDLCLIDQLQPESYTSLVLFYSNSADSPLPYEERISQRLKASLAETLTRFYPLAGKIKDHVSIECNDDGADYFEARVYCRLSDILERPEQKMVRRFLPKEILSRQGTGKLVVVQASIFECGGMALGVCISHRLADASTTSMFIHGWACTALGSGPEAVPPEFGAASRLPPRREFSPTPPATHLVVEKSATRRYVFDASKITALKAKAASASVQKPTRVEAVSALIWRCATTVSGSKYGSLRPSKLIQMINIRKRLVPPSPENCFGNLVWSFEAQTGDCSDIELHSLAGELRKGIEGFTENYATKFQGDEAFSVVSKAYKEIDKLYTTEVIKFFCFSSWCRFPFYEADFGWGKPTWVSMGNMESKNVIVLMDTRDGSGIEAWVCLSEEDMALFERDSELLEFASLNPSVQN, encoded by the coding sequence ATGAACACAGTAGCGATGGAGATTAAAGTTGAGATAATCAAGAGAGAGACAATAAAACCTTCCACCCCAACTCCCCATCACCTTAGATGCTTCGACCTCTGCCTTATAGATCAGCTGCAGCCGGAGTCTTACACATCGTTGGTTCTATTCTACTCGAACAGCGCCGACTCTCCTCTTCCCTATGAAGAAAGAATATCCCAAAGGCTAAAGGCATCATTGGCTGAAACACTGACTCGTTTCTACCCACTGGCTGGAAAAATCAAAGATCATGTCTCAATCGAGTGTAACGACgatggagctgattatttcgaAGCTCGAGTATATTGCCGTCTCTCTGACATTCTTGAACGACCTGAACAGAAAATGGTGCGCCGGTTTCTTCCTAAAGAAATCCTATCCCGGCAAGGCACGGGAAAACTGGTGGTAGTTCAAGCTAGCATCTTTGAATGTGGAGGAATGGCCCTTGGGGTGTGCATTTCCCACAGGTTAGCCGACGCATCCACGACTAGTATGTTCATCCACGGCTGGGCTTGCACGGCTCTTGGGTCCGGCCCCGAGGCGGTGCCACCGGAATTTGGTGCGGCATCTCGCTTACCACCGAGAAGAGAGTTCTCCCCCACGCCGCCGGCCACGCACTTGGTGGTAGAGAAGAGCGCTACAAGGAGGTACGTgtttgatgcttcaaagattACAGCTCTCAAGGCGAAAGCCGCCAGCGCCAGCGTTCAGAAACCCACGCGCGTTGAAGCCGTGTCAGCGCTCATTTGGAGATGCGCGACGACCGTCTCAGGATCAAAATATGGGTCTCTGAGGCCATCTAAGCTGATCCAAATGATAAACATTCGCAAAAGGCTTGTACCGCCCTCGCCGGAAAATTGTTTTGGGAATCTTGTGTGGAGTTTTGAGGCACAAACGGGCGACTGCAGTGACATAGAGTTGCACAGCTTGGCTGGTGAGCTAAGGAAAGGGATAGAAGGTTTTACTGAGAATTATGCAACAAAATTTCAAGGGGATGAGGCTTTTTCAGTGGTTTCTAAGGCTTATAAAGAGATTGATAAGCTTTACACAACGGAGGTTATaaagttcttttgtttttcgAGCTGGTGCAGATTTCCATTTTATGAAGCTGATTTTGGGTGGGGAAAGCCGACATGGGTGAGCATGGGTAATATGGAGAGCAAGAATGTTATTGTGTTGATGGATACGAGAGATGGCAGCGGAATAGAAGCTTGGGTGTGTCTTAGTGAAGAGGATATGGCGTTATTTGAACGTGACAGCGAGCTGCTTGAATTTGCATCCTTGAATCCAAGTGTtcagaattaa